In one Pseudomonas sp. SCA2728.1_7 genomic region, the following are encoded:
- the nagE gene encoding N-acetylglucosamine-specific PTS transporter subunit IIBC — MYQLFIEGLQRLGRALMLPIAILPIAGLLLRLGDTDLLNIAIIHDAGQVIFANLAMIFAIGIAVGFAKDNNGTAGLAGVIGYLVMISTLKVLDASINMGMLAGIVSGLMAGALYNRFKDIKLPEYLAFFGGRRFVPIVTGFAAVGLGVVFGYIWPPIQHGINAFGALMMESGSIGAFVFGVFNRLLIVTGLHHILNNMAWFVFGNFTDPTTGALVTGDLSRYFAGDPKGGQFMTGMFPMMIFGLPAACLAMYRNALPERRKVMGGIFLSMALTSFLTGVTEPIEFAFMFLAPQLYLLHALLTGLSMAITNALNIHLGFTFSGGFIDMVLGWGRSTNGWLVIPVGLAYAVVYYAVFDFCIRRFNLKTPGREDVAVSEKAVLTENERAGAYIKALGGAENLLTVGACTTRLRLEMVDRNKASDADLKALGAMAVVRPGKGGSLQVVVGPMADSIADEIRLAMPSLGRAVLVETAVVAVEPKVVAVAGSEAQQWLNALGGGDNVLQLDCIAMTRIRLQLADGKALSEAQLKELGCHGVSQLDGGVWHLLVGDKAASLSEALEVLLNRTEVSAKALPSVKTQQSY; from the coding sequence ATGTATCAACTCTTTATCGAAGGCCTGCAACGCCTTGGCCGCGCGCTGATGCTGCCGATCGCGATCCTGCCGATTGCCGGTCTGCTGCTGCGCCTGGGTGACACCGACCTGCTGAACATCGCGATCATTCACGATGCCGGCCAGGTGATCTTCGCCAACCTGGCAATGATCTTCGCCATCGGCATCGCCGTCGGTTTCGCCAAGGACAACAACGGCACCGCCGGCCTCGCCGGGGTGATCGGTTATCTGGTGATGATCTCCACGCTGAAGGTGCTCGACGCGAGCATCAACATGGGCATGCTCGCCGGCATTGTCAGCGGCCTGATGGCCGGCGCGCTGTACAACCGCTTCAAGGACATCAAGCTGCCGGAATACCTGGCGTTCTTCGGTGGCCGGCGGTTTGTGCCGATTGTCACCGGGTTCGCGGCGGTCGGCCTCGGTGTCGTGTTCGGTTATATCTGGCCGCCGATCCAGCACGGCATCAACGCGTTTGGTGCGCTGATGATGGAAAGCGGCAGTATCGGCGCGTTCGTGTTTGGTGTGTTCAACCGCCTGTTGATCGTCACCGGCCTGCACCACATCCTCAACAACATGGCGTGGTTTGTGTTCGGCAACTTCACCGACCCAACCACCGGTGCGCTGGTAACCGGCGACCTGTCGCGCTACTTCGCCGGCGATCCGAAGGGCGGCCAGTTCATGACCGGCATGTTCCCGATGATGATCTTCGGCTTGCCGGCGGCGTGTCTGGCGATGTACCGCAATGCCCTGCCGGAACGCCGCAAGGTGATGGGCGGGATTTTCCTGTCGATGGCATTGACGTCGTTCTTGACCGGGGTGACTGAGCCAATCGAATTTGCCTTCATGTTTTTGGCGCCTCAGTTGTATCTGCTGCATGCGCTGCTGACCGGGTTGTCGATGGCGATTACCAATGCGTTGAACATCCACCTCGGCTTCACCTTCTCCGGCGGTTTCATCGACATGGTGCTGGGTTGGGGTCGTTCCACCAATGGCTGGCTGGTGATTCCAGTCGGGCTGGCCTATGCCGTGGTGTATTACGCGGTGTTTGATTTCTGTATTCGTCGCTTCAATCTGAAGACGCCGGGGCGCGAGGATGTAGCGGTCAGTGAAAAAGCCGTACTGACTGAGAACGAACGCGCCGGTGCTTACATCAAGGCATTGGGTGGCGCTGAAAATCTACTGACGGTCGGCGCCTGCACTACGCGGTTGCGCTTGGAAATGGTCGATCGCAACAAGGCGTCCGATGCTGATTTGAAAGCGTTGGGTGCGATGGCGGTTGTGCGTCCGGGCAAGGGTGGAAGTTTGCAGGTGGTTGTCGGGCCGATGGCGGACAGTATTGCGGATGAGATTCGCCTCGCCATGCCTTCACTGGGGCGTGCGGTTCTGGTTGAAACCGCTGTTGTTGCTGTTGAGCCGAAAGTTGTTGCCGTTGCCGGTTCCGAGGCACAGCAATGGCTGAACGCGTTGGGCGGCGGCGACAATGTGCTGCAACTGGATTGCATTGCGATGACGCGGATTCGCCTGCAATTGGCGGATGGTAAGGCGTTGTCTGAGGCGCAATTGAAAGAGCTGGGTTGTCACGGTGTCAGCCAGTTGGACGGTGGGGTCTGGCATTTGCTGGTGGGGGATAAGGCGGCGAGTTTGAGTGAAGCACTTGAGGTTCTGCTCAATCGCACTGAGGTAAGTGCGAAAGCTTTACCCTCAGTAAAAACCCAACAGTCTTACTGA
- a CDS encoding gamma carbonic anhydrase family protein produces MKYRLGDARVETHPQSWVAPNAVLVGKVKLEEGANVWFNAVLRGDNELILIGKNSNVQDGTVMHTDMGFPLTIGTGVTIGHNAMLHGCTVGDYSLIGINAVILNGAKIGKNCIIGANSLIGEGKEIPDGSLVMGSPGKVVRELTDPQKKMLEASAAHYVHNSQRYARDLVEQEE; encoded by the coding sequence ATGAAATACCGCCTGGGCGACGCCCGTGTCGAGACCCACCCACAGAGCTGGGTCGCCCCCAATGCCGTGCTGGTGGGCAAGGTCAAACTGGAAGAGGGCGCTAACGTCTGGTTCAACGCCGTACTGCGTGGCGATAACGAACTGATCCTGATCGGCAAGAACAGCAATGTGCAGGATGGCACGGTGATGCATACCGATATGGGCTTTCCGCTGACCATCGGTACCGGCGTGACCATCGGCCATAACGCCATGCTCCACGGCTGCACCGTCGGCGATTACAGCCTGATCGGCATTAATGCAGTGATACTCAACGGCGCGAAGATCGGCAAGAACTGCATCATCGGCGCCAATTCGCTGATCGGTGAAGGCAAAGAGATTCCGGATGGCTCGCTGGTAATGGGCTCGCCGGGCAAGGTCGTGCGCGAGCTGACCGATCCGCAGAAAAAAATGCTTGAAGCCAGCGCCGCGCACTATGTGCATAACTCGCAGCGTTATGCGCGCGATCTGGTTGAGCAGGAAGAATGA
- the ptsP gene encoding phosphoenolpyruvate--protein phosphotransferase yields the protein MHNNNKELTLSAPLSGPVLTLAKVPDAVFASGAMGDGIAIDPINDTLYSPCAGVIIHVARTGHALTVRADNGAEILLHLGLDTVELNGEGFSMLVKDGTRVSKGQPLLRYDLDKVGQQCKSLVSLLILTNSQDFQVRPITLKAVKVGEPLLHIVARNSSAANFADVSGPEVHGHVLVAHRGGLHARPAALIRQTAQGFKSQSQLHFAGKSAPCNSLIGLMGLAVGEQDEVQVSCQGPDAEAALQALLTALATALPDDHHAAPPVNVAAIKRPAEAGVLHGVCAAPGLVGGPLFRLNAISLPTDAGNHDPLQQQQVLDAALTQVRNEIDGTLVQAKKHKNADEEAIFAAHLALLEDPALLDAAQQSIERGSAATHAWSQSINVQCEVLQHTGSPLLAERANDLRDLKQRVLRALLGEAWNYDVPAGAIVAAHELTPSDLLQLSAQGVAGLCMAAGGATSHVAILARGKGLPCMVALGSALLDQPQGHSVVLDADGGRLELTPNADRLAEVQQMQIDRQQRRDAQQAKAHLPAETRNGVHIEVVANVASSGEAADAFANGADGVGLLRTEFLFVDRQTAPDVEEQRSAYQAVIDAMGNKSVIIRTIDVGGDKQLDYLPLPIEANPVLGLRGIRLAQARPEILDLQLRALLQVSPLRRCRILLPMVTEVDELLHIRQRVDALCIELGVTQRPEIGVMIEVPAAALQAEQLAEHADFLSIGTNDLSQYTLAMDRDHSGLAARVDALHPALLRLIAMTCEGAAVHKRWVGVCGALASDPLATPVLIGLGVTELSVSPVQIGEIKDRVRQVHEAECQRLSRDLLKLSSAAAVRHACHQHWPLR from the coding sequence ATGCACAACAACAATAAAGAGCTGACCCTCAGCGCCCCGCTCAGCGGCCCGGTGCTCACGCTCGCCAAAGTCCCGGACGCGGTGTTCGCCAGCGGCGCGATGGGCGACGGCATTGCCATCGACCCGATCAACGACACCCTGTACTCGCCGTGCGCCGGGGTGATCATTCACGTCGCGCGCACCGGCCATGCACTCACTGTGCGTGCCGACAACGGCGCGGAAATCCTCCTGCACCTGGGGCTCGACACCGTTGAGTTGAACGGCGAAGGCTTCTCGATGCTGGTCAAGGATGGCACGCGTGTCAGCAAGGGCCAGCCGTTGTTGCGCTATGACCTCGACAAGGTCGGCCAACAGTGCAAAAGCCTCGTCAGCTTGTTGATCCTGACCAACAGCCAGGATTTCCAGGTACGGCCGATCACGCTCAAAGCGGTGAAAGTTGGTGAGCCGTTACTGCATATTGTGGCGCGCAACAGCTCGGCGGCGAATTTTGCAGACGTGAGCGGGCCAGAGGTTCATGGCCATGTTCTGGTGGCGCATCGCGGTGGTTTGCATGCACGCCCGGCCGCGTTGATTCGGCAGACTGCGCAAGGTTTCAAGAGCCAGTCACAGCTGCACTTCGCCGGCAAATCGGCGCCGTGCAACAGTCTGATCGGTCTGATGGGCCTGGCGGTTGGCGAGCAGGATGAAGTGCAGGTCAGCTGTCAGGGGCCGGATGCCGAAGCGGCGTTGCAAGCATTGCTCACAGCATTGGCCACGGCGCTCCCGGATGATCATCACGCTGCGCCGCCGGTCAATGTTGCCGCTATTAAACGCCCGGCCGAAGCTGGCGTATTACACGGTGTCTGCGCTGCGCCAGGACTGGTCGGCGGGCCGCTGTTTCGTTTGAACGCGATCAGTTTGCCAACGGATGCGGGCAATCATGATCCGCTGCAGCAACAGCAGGTGCTCGACGCTGCACTGACTCAGGTACGCAATGAAATCGACGGCACCCTTGTTCAAGCGAAAAAACACAAGAATGCCGATGAAGAAGCGATCTTTGCCGCGCATCTGGCACTGCTCGAAGACCCGGCGCTGCTCGACGCTGCACAGCAATCCATCGAGCGAGGTTCTGCGGCGACTCACGCCTGGAGCCAGTCGATCAATGTGCAATGCGAAGTATTGCAACACACCGGCAGCCCGCTGCTGGCCGAGCGCGCCAATGATCTGCGCGACCTCAAGCAACGCGTGCTGCGCGCGTTGCTCGGCGAAGCGTGGAATTACGATGTACCCGCCGGTGCCATCGTTGCTGCACATGAATTGACGCCGTCGGATCTGCTGCAACTCAGCGCGCAAGGTGTCGCCGGGTTGTGCATGGCCGCGGGTGGCGCGACTTCACACGTGGCGATTCTCGCTCGCGGCAAAGGACTGCCGTGCATGGTGGCGCTGGGTTCGGCATTGCTTGATCAGCCGCAAGGTCATTCGGTGGTGCTCGATGCTGACGGTGGACGTCTCGAACTGACACCGAATGCCGATCGTCTGGCTGAAGTTCAACAGATGCAAATTGATCGCCAGCAACGTCGCGACGCGCAGCAGGCCAAAGCTCACCTGCCAGCCGAAACGCGAAATGGCGTGCACATCGAAGTCGTCGCCAATGTCGCTTCCAGCGGTGAAGCGGCAGATGCCTTTGCCAACGGTGCCGATGGTGTCGGCCTGCTGCGCACCGAGTTTTTATTCGTTGATCGTCAGACCGCTCCGGACGTCGAAGAGCAACGCAGCGCCTATCAAGCCGTGATCGATGCGATGGGCAACAAGTCAGTGATCATCCGCACCATCGACGTCGGCGGCGACAAACAACTCGACTACCTGCCGCTGCCTATCGAAGCCAACCCGGTGCTCGGCCTGCGCGGCATTCGCCTGGCTCAGGCGCGTCCGGAAATCCTCGACCTGCAACTGCGCGCGCTGCTGCAAGTCAGCCCGCTGCGCCGCTGCCGGATCCTGCTGCCGATGGTCACCGAAGTGGATGAGCTGCTGCACATCCGCCAACGCGTCGATGCGTTGTGCATCGAACTGGGTGTGACTCAGCGCCCGGAAATCGGCGTGATGATCGAAGTCCCCGCCGCCGCGCTGCAAGCCGAACAACTCGCCGAACATGCCGACTTCCTCTCGATCGGCACCAACGATCTGTCGCAATACACCTTGGCCATGGACCGCGATCACTCAGGTCTGGCCGCCCGCGTCGACGCCCTGCACCCGGCGCTACTGCGCCTGATCGCCATGACCTGCGAAGGTGCAGCGGTGCACAAGCGTTGGGTCGGCGTCTGCGGTGCCCTCGCCTCTGATCCGCTGGCCACACCCGTGTTGATCGGCTTGGGCGTTACCGAACTGTCGGTCAGCCCGGTGCAGATCGGTGAAATCAAGGATCGCGTGCGCCAGGTGCACGAAGCCGAGTGCCAGCGCCTCAGCCGCGACCTGCTCAAGCTGAGCAGCGCCGCCGCCGTACGTCACGCCTGCCATCAACACTGGCCTCTGCGCTAA
- a CDS encoding YqfO family protein, with translation MYKLAFFVPDSHVEVVKGAVFAAGGGRIGDYDHCAWQVLGSGQFRPLDGSQPFIGETGQVERVEEWKVELVVADELIVAVVAALKLSHPYETPAYEVWRLEDF, from the coding sequence GTGTACAAGCTCGCTTTTTTTGTTCCTGACAGTCATGTCGAGGTGGTCAAAGGGGCTGTGTTCGCTGCGGGTGGTGGGCGGATCGGTGACTATGACCACTGTGCTTGGCAGGTGCTTGGATCTGGTCAGTTTCGACCTTTGGACGGGAGTCAGCCGTTCATTGGTGAGACGGGGCAGGTTGAGCGGGTTGAGGAGTGGAAGGTTGAGCTTGTGGTGGCGGATGAGTTGATCGTTGCTGTTGTGGCGGCGTTGAAGCTCAGTCATCCGTACGAGACACCGGCTTATGAAGTGTGGCGGCTGGAAGATTTCTGA
- a CDS encoding SIS domain-containing protein, which yields MTSKMLEEALSSFEAVQAQLQHLDPQMIEIAGRLRRQPPQVAMTVARGSSDHAASYFAYLTMQQLGVPVASLPMSVVTMQQAPLKVSGQVAFAFSQSGQSPDLVNSLRLLRKRGALSVSMVNAADSPLEAACEFSVPLLAGTESSVAATKSFIATLSASARLIAHWKEDSELLEAGNALPEGLREAAKQDWSVAIEALRDCERLMVIGRGAGFAIAQEAALKFKETSAIQAEAFSSAEVRHGPMALIDEHYPLLVFAPRGAEQAGLLSLAAEMRQRGARVLLAAPDDVSERDLTLTRAEHPVLDPILAIQSFYVMAAGLAVARGMDPDQPRHLSKVTRTH from the coding sequence TTGACTTCAAAAATGCTTGAGGAGGCGCTGTCCTCGTTCGAGGCTGTGCAAGCCCAACTGCAACATCTCGACCCGCAAATGATCGAGATCGCCGGGCGCCTGCGCCGTCAGCCGCCGCAAGTGGCGATGACCGTCGCGCGCGGCAGCTCCGACCACGCGGCGAGCTACTTCGCCTACCTGACCATGCAGCAACTGGGCGTGCCGGTGGCGTCGTTGCCGATGTCGGTGGTGACCATGCAGCAGGCTCCATTGAAGGTCAGCGGTCAGGTTGCGTTCGCGTTTTCGCAATCGGGGCAGAGCCCGGATCTGGTCAACAGCCTGCGCCTGTTGCGCAAGCGTGGCGCGCTGAGCGTGTCGATGGTCAACGCCGCCGATTCGCCACTGGAAGCGGCGTGTGAATTCAGCGTGCCGCTGCTCGCCGGCACTGAAAGCAGCGTCGCCGCGACCAAGAGTTTTATCGCCACCCTCAGCGCCAGCGCTCGTTTGATCGCGCACTGGAAAGAGGACAGCGAATTGCTTGAGGCCGGTAACGCCCTGCCCGAAGGCCTGCGCGAAGCGGCGAAACAGGACTGGAGCGTGGCCATTGAAGCCCTGCGCGATTGCGAGCGCTTGATGGTCATTGGTCGTGGTGCCGGTTTCGCCATCGCTCAAGAGGCGGCGCTGAAATTCAAGGAAACCTCGGCGATTCAGGCCGAAGCGTTCAGCAGCGCCGAAGTGCGTCACGGCCCGATGGCCCTGATCGATGAACATTATCCGTTGCTGGTTTTCGCCCCACGCGGCGCAGAGCAGGCTGGCCTTCTGAGTCTCGCGGCAGAAATGCGTCAACGCGGCGCCCGTGTGTTGTTGGCCGCGCCGGATGACGTCAGCGAACGCGATCTGACCCTGACCCGCGCCGAACATCCGGTCCTCGATCCGATTCTGGCGATCCAGAGCTTCTACGTGATGGCCGCCGGTTTGGCCGTGGCCCGCGGCATGGACCCGGATCAGCCGCGCCACTTGAGCAAAGTGACCCGCACGCACTAA
- a CDS encoding NUDIX hydrolase, whose translation MKFCSHCGNPVTQRIPEGDSRLRFVCDSCQTIHYQNPNIVAGCVPTWGTKVLLCRRAIEPRLGYWTLPAGFMENGETIEQAAERETAEEACARVRNLSIYTLIDVPHISQVHVFFRAELVDLDFAAGPESLEVQLFDEADIPWDELAFRTVGRTLECFFADRRVEVYPVRSESIPPLAQPAIT comes from the coding sequence ATGAAATTTTGCAGCCACTGCGGTAACCCGGTCACCCAGCGCATTCCCGAAGGCGATTCGCGGCTGCGATTTGTCTGTGACAGCTGTCAGACCATTCACTATCAGAACCCCAATATCGTTGCCGGTTGCGTGCCGACCTGGGGCACCAAAGTATTGCTCTGCCGCCGCGCCATCGAGCCGCGCCTCGGTTACTGGACGCTGCCTGCCGGTTTCATGGAAAACGGCGAGACCATCGAGCAGGCCGCCGAGCGCGAGACTGCCGAAGAAGCCTGCGCCCGGGTGCGCAACCTGAGCATCTATACGCTGATCGATGTGCCGCACATCAGTCAGGTGCATGTGTTCTTCCGTGCCGAGCTGGTCGATCTGGACTTTGCCGCCGGCCCCGAAAGCCTCGAAGTACAACTATTCGACGAAGCCGACATTCCCTGGGACGAGCTGGCTTTCCGCACGGTGGGGCGTACCTTAGAATGCTTCTTCGCTGATCGGCGTGTTGAGGTGTATCCGGTTCGTTCGGAATCGATTCCGCCGCTCGCTCAGCCTGCCATTACTTGA
- a CDS encoding L,D-transpeptidase family protein, protein MRWLLALFCLSFVTVSQASFVTTVTPANTPLIEKVLVLKSAHQLQLIADGKPLKTYRISLGKGAKKGPKLIEGDKRTPEGFYWIDWRKTSDKFNLSMHISYPNISDSARARREGVEPGGMIMIHGTPDSEETPEDLFHTLDWTDGCVAMRNVDMREVWNLVPDGTMVEIRP, encoded by the coding sequence ATGCGCTGGTTGCTTGCCCTGTTCTGCCTGTCGTTCGTTACCGTCTCCCAAGCGTCATTCGTGACCACCGTGACGCCTGCGAATACCCCGCTCATCGAGAAAGTCCTGGTACTCAAATCGGCGCATCAACTGCAACTGATCGCCGACGGCAAGCCACTGAAGACCTATCGCATTTCCCTGGGCAAAGGCGCGAAAAAAGGTCCGAAACTGATAGAAGGCGACAAACGCACGCCGGAAGGTTTCTATTGGATCGACTGGCGCAAGACCAGCGACAAATTCAATCTGTCGATGCACATCTCCTACCCGAACATCAGCGATTCGGCCCGCGCCCGACGTGAAGGCGTCGAGCCCGGCGGGATGATCATGATCCACGGCACGCCGGATTCGGAAGAAACCCCGGAAGACCTGTTCCACACCCTGGACTGGACTGACGGCTGCGTCGCCATGCGTAACGTCGACATGCGCGAAGTGTGGAATCTGGTGCCAGACGGCACGATGGTCGAAATCCGCCCTTAA
- a CDS encoding DUF6124 family protein, with product MTKPVPDPPETKTPLEEALRAEDQARNREAIKRALDFYLCPEPAKPRRPSTMFMVCPQVDTESLLAHACESLASASTAAGNFANELNGSQRSTVLGIQQIVMLAELAVNRALDRVDPQT from the coding sequence ATGACTAAGCCCGTACCCGATCCACCCGAAACCAAAACCCCACTCGAAGAAGCCCTCCGCGCCGAAGACCAGGCCCGAAACCGCGAAGCCATCAAGCGCGCGCTCGACTTCTACCTGTGCCCCGAACCCGCAAAGCCACGCCGGCCTAGCACCATGTTCATGGTCTGTCCGCAGGTCGACACTGAAAGCCTGCTCGCCCACGCTTGCGAGTCCTTAGCCTCTGCAAGTACCGCGGCCGGCAACTTCGCCAATGAGCTAAACGGTTCTCAGCGCAGCACCGTATTAGGTATCCAGCAAATCGTCATGCTCGCCGAACTGGCGGTAAATCGCGCATTGGATCGGGTAGACCCGCAAACCTGA
- a CDS encoding CoA pyrophosphatase encodes MLDELLHRVSNHTPRTLETDTRFPEAAVLVPITRSDQPELVLTLRASGLSTHGGEVAFPGGRRDPEDPDLIFTALREAEEEIGLPPGLVEVIGPLSPLISLHGIKVTPYVGVIPDFVEYRANDAEIAAVFSVPLEFFRKDPREHTHRIDYQGRSWYVPSYRYGDFKIWGLTAIMIVELINLLYDAKISLHQPPKSFIDT; translated from the coding sequence ATGCTGGACGAGCTACTGCATAGGGTAAGCAACCACACACCGCGCACGCTGGAGACCGACACACGTTTCCCCGAGGCCGCCGTTCTGGTGCCGATCACCCGCAGTGACCAACCGGAACTGGTGCTGACCTTGCGTGCCAGCGGGCTCTCGACCCACGGCGGCGAAGTCGCCTTCCCCGGTGGGCGCCGCGATCCGGAAGACCCGGATTTGATCTTTACCGCGCTGCGTGAGGCTGAAGAAGAAATCGGCCTGCCGCCCGGACTCGTCGAAGTCATCGGCCCGCTCAGCCCACTGATCTCCCTGCACGGCATCAAGGTCACGCCTTATGTCGGCGTTATTCCCGATTTTGTCGAATACCGCGCCAACGATGCCGAGATCGCCGCCGTCTTCAGCGTGCCGCTGGAATTCTTCCGTAAAGACCCTCGCGAGCATACCCATCGCATCGACTATCAGGGCCGCAGTTGGTATGTGCCGAGCTATCGCTACGGCGATTTCAAGATCTGGGGCCTGACCGCGATCATGATCGTCGAGTTGATCAATCTGCTCTATGACGCCAAGATCAGTCTGCATCAACCACCGAAAAGCTTTATTGACACCTAA
- a CDS encoding GntR family transcriptional regulator: MNDLHTLRPDDSQPTPLYLQLARNLEAAIHAGQWKSEQAMPSERNLSEQLGISRVTARKALEVLLDQGLIRRLQGSGTFITPRLEQPLSRLSGFSEMLRLKGFVPSSHWLEREITLPTHEELIRLSLSPNDKVARMKRLRKADDTVMAIEMSTLPASIMPKPQRVGDSLYEYLDGIGKPIVRALQHIQAINASDEFAALVGIAPGTAMLLMTRVGYLEDNTPIEVTDTYCRNDYYDFVAELRR; encoded by the coding sequence ATGAACGACCTCCATACCCTACGCCCGGACGACTCCCAGCCGACGCCGCTGTACCTGCAGCTGGCGCGCAATCTGGAAGCGGCGATTCATGCCGGGCAGTGGAAGTCCGAGCAGGCGATGCCCTCGGAACGCAACCTCAGCGAGCAACTGGGCATCTCCCGGGTGACTGCGCGCAAGGCGCTGGAAGTCCTCCTCGATCAAGGCTTGATCCGCCGCTTGCAAGGCTCCGGCACCTTCATCACCCCACGCCTCGAACAACCGCTGTCGCGCCTTTCGGGCTTCAGCGAAATGCTCCGCCTCAAGGGCTTCGTACCCAGCTCACACTGGCTGGAACGTGAAATCACCCTACCAACTCACGAAGAACTGATCCGCCTCAGCCTGTCGCCGAACGACAAGGTCGCGCGCATGAAGCGGCTGCGCAAAGCCGATGACACGGTGATGGCCATCGAGATGAGCACGCTGCCCGCCTCGATCATGCCCAAGCCGCAACGGGTCGGCGATTCCCTCTACGAATACCTCGACGGCATCGGCAAGCCGATCGTCCGCGCCCTGCAGCACATCCAGGCGATCAACGCCTCTGACGAGTTCGCCGCGCTGGTCGGCATCGCCCCCGGCACCGCGATGCTGCTGATGACCCGGGTCGGTTATCTGGAAGACAACACACCGATCGAAGTCACCGACACCTATTGCCGCAACGACTACTACGACTTTGTTGCAGAGCTTCGTCGATAA
- the nagA gene encoding N-acetylglucosamine-6-phosphate deacetylase — translation MSEDNILTASGWIRGRLIHEHGKVVSIEGVPCDPASNDLPYLLPGFIDLHVHGGGGKDIMEGASAFETITRTHVRFGTTSLLATTMTAPSAEISSVLKEVGEFCEQRTKGAARVLGVHLEGPYINPGKLGAQPNFAHTALMAEVEEYLALAPIRVITIAPEIAGHDGLIRELSSRGVRMQIGHTLGSYEEGVAALDAGATSFTHLYNAMSPLHHREPGIVGAALAHAQFAELIPDLLHVHPGAIRVALRSIPCLYCVTDSTAAAGMPDGEYKLGSHTVTKCLGGVRLPDGTLAGSTLTMDQALRNLVKIGLPIAEASQRLSQFPADYLGITERGRLQPGAWADCVRLDRSLTLTAVMVEGEDIDFKNA, via the coding sequence ATGTCCGAAGACAACATCCTCACCGCCAGCGGCTGGATTCGCGGCCGGCTGATCCACGAACACGGCAAAGTCGTGTCGATCGAAGGCGTGCCCTGCGATCCGGCGAGCAATGATTTGCCGTATCTGCTGCCCGGCTTCATCGATTTGCACGTCCACGGTGGTGGCGGCAAAGACATCATGGAAGGCGCCAGCGCTTTCGAAACCATCACCAGAACCCACGTGCGTTTCGGTACCACTTCGCTGCTGGCCACCACCATGACCGCGCCGAGCGCTGAGATCTCCAGCGTCCTGAAGGAAGTAGGAGAGTTCTGCGAACAGCGTACGAAAGGTGCCGCGCGCGTCCTCGGCGTCCACCTCGAAGGCCCATACATCAACCCCGGCAAACTCGGTGCCCAACCGAACTTCGCCCACACTGCGTTGATGGCCGAAGTCGAAGAATACCTGGCACTGGCGCCGATCCGGGTGATCACCATCGCCCCGGAAATCGCCGGCCACGACGGTTTGATCCGCGAACTGAGCAGCCGTGGCGTGCGCATGCAGATCGGCCACACCCTTGGCAGTTACGAGGAAGGCGTCGCCGCACTGGATGCCGGCGCGACCAGTTTCACTCACCTTTACAACGCCATGAGCCCGCTGCATCACCGCGAACCGGGCATCGTCGGCGCTGCGCTGGCCCACGCCCAATTCGCCGAGCTGATTCCGGATTTGCTGCACGTGCACCCCGGCGCCATCCGCGTGGCCCTGCGCTCGATCCCGTGCCTGTATTGCGTGACCGATTCGACCGCTGCCGCCGGCATGCCCGACGGTGAATACAAGCTCGGCAGCCACACCGTGACCAAATGCCTGGGCGGCGTGCGCCTGCCCGACGGCACCTTGGCCGGCAGCACTCTGACCATGGATCAGGCCCTGCGCAATCTGGTGAAGATCGGTTTGCCGATCGCCGAAGCCTCGCAGCGCCTGTCGCAATTCCCCGCCGATTACCTCGGCATCACCGAACGCGGGCGCTTGCAACCGGGTGCCTGGGCCGACTGCGTGCGGCTGGATCGCTCACTCACACTGACCGCCGTCATGGTCGAAGGAGAAGACATTGACTTCAAAAATGCTTGA